The following coding sequences are from one Thermostaphylospora chromogena window:
- a CDS encoding hydrogenase maturation nickel metallochaperone HypA: MHELGLCDAIVDATVRRAGGRKVGSVRVRVGGHPVDPAVIDMGFRMAAAGTVAEDARVEVINEPLGVRCRSCGGRTAAQDAVDLLACRHCGGLDVEASRQESVVVESITFHPADEGGGR, from the coding sequence CTAGGACTGTGCGACGCGATCGTGGACGCCACGGTGCGCCGCGCCGGGGGACGCAAGGTGGGCAGCGTGCGCGTGCGCGTGGGCGGCCACCCGGTGGACCCCGCCGTGATCGACATGGGTTTCCGGATGGCCGCGGCCGGCACGGTCGCCGAGGACGCCCGGGTGGAAGTGATCAACGAGCCGCTCGGGGTGCGGTGCCGAAGCTGCGGCGGCCGGACCGCGGCGCAAGACGCGGTGGACCTGCTGGCCTGCCGCCACTGCGGCGGCCTGGACGTGGAGGCGTCACGGCAGGAGAGCGTCGTGGTGGAGTCGATCACCTTCCACCCCGCCGACGAGGGAGGCGGCCGATGA
- a CDS encoding hydrogenase expression protein HypE, translating into MKQQHTIEESANRPGGRPAAIDEIHILWISEGMSCDGDTVSVTASSQPSIEDVVNGVIPGLPKVHLHNKVLSPTLGGEHFLAPFRAAARGELEPFIFVVEGSIPNEKINGEGYWTSFGNDPETGEPLTLNWWIDRLAPRAWAVVAIGTCATYGGIHAMAGNPTGCMGLADYLGWDFTSAGGLPIVNVPGCPVQPENFMETLTWVLYHAAGSAPPPPLDEMLRPQWLFGKTVHEGCDRGSYYEQADFAGDYNSPKCQVKIGCWGPVVNCNVPKRGWMSGIGGCPNVGGICIACTMPGFPDKFMPFMDMPPGASLSSALVKPYGAFIRRMRGITNVTANKEPKWHHNRDELTTGYDPRWRPRRTTTRSR; encoded by the coding sequence ATGAAACAGCAGCACACGATCGAGGAGAGCGCGAACCGGCCCGGCGGCCGGCCCGCCGCCATCGACGAGATCCACATTCTGTGGATCTCCGAGGGCATGAGCTGCGACGGCGACACCGTGTCGGTCACGGCGTCGTCCCAGCCGAGCATCGAAGACGTCGTCAACGGCGTCATACCGGGCCTGCCCAAGGTGCACCTGCACAACAAGGTGCTCTCGCCGACGCTCGGCGGCGAGCACTTCCTGGCCCCGTTCCGCGCGGCGGCCCGCGGCGAACTGGAGCCGTTCATCTTCGTGGTGGAGGGGTCGATCCCCAACGAGAAGATCAACGGCGAGGGGTATTGGACGTCGTTCGGCAACGACCCGGAGACCGGCGAGCCGCTGACGCTCAACTGGTGGATCGACCGGCTGGCTCCCCGCGCCTGGGCGGTGGTCGCGATCGGAACCTGCGCCACCTACGGCGGCATCCACGCCATGGCCGGCAACCCGACCGGGTGCATGGGCCTGGCCGACTACCTCGGCTGGGACTTCACCTCCGCGGGCGGGCTGCCGATCGTCAACGTGCCCGGCTGCCCGGTGCAGCCGGAGAACTTCATGGAGACGCTCACCTGGGTGCTCTACCACGCCGCGGGAAGCGCCCCGCCGCCCCCGCTGGATGAGATGCTGCGCCCGCAGTGGCTGTTCGGCAAGACCGTGCACGAGGGGTGCGACCGCGGCTCCTACTACGAGCAGGCCGACTTCGCCGGTGACTACAACTCGCCCAAGTGCCAGGTGAAGATCGGCTGCTGGGGCCCGGTCGTGAACTGCAACGTGCCCAAACGCGGCTGGATGTCCGGGATCGGCGGCTGCCCGAACGTGGGCGGCATCTGCATCGCCTGCACCATGCCCGGCTTCCCCGACAAGTTCATGCCGTTCATGGACATGCCGCCGGGCGCCAGCCTGTCCTCGGCGCTGGTCAAACCGTACGGGGCGTTCATCCGCCGCATGCGCGGCATCACCAACGTCACGGCGAACAAGGAACCCAAGTGGCACCACAACCGTGACGAACTGACCACCGGATACGACCCGCGCTGGCGCCCGCGCCGCACGACGACCCGCTCCCGCTAG
- a CDS encoding nickel-dependent hydrogenase large subunit encodes MAISEPAPAPAKPGQLVEMSWDPITRIIGNLGIYTKIDFAKRRVVECHATSSLFRGYSVFMKGKDPRDAGFITSRICGICGDNHTTCSVYAQNMAYGIKTPPLGELILNLGEAAEYMFDHTIFQDNLVFVDFCEAMVKQTNPSVLQRAQTTEAPNAELHGKRTIADIMTAFNPFEGELYKEALAVSRVTREMFCLMEGRHVHPSTVYPGGVGTMPQPNVFTDYLSRLIGIVDFIKRAVAMNNDVFDFFYEALPGYEEVGRRRILLGCWGAFQNPDVVDYRYETMNEWGKAMYVTPGIVVDGELVTNNLVDINLGIRILLGSSFYEDWVNEEPFVTRDPLGNPVDIRHPWNQTTLPAPGKRDFADKYSWVMSPRWLDPRTGEHLALDTGGGPFARLYVTALSGLVDTPYVQSTGQSVRITLPKGRTLPETTLEWRIPPWSNALERNRARVYFVAYSAAMALWFIEQALERIRGGDTKVFQEFDVPDEAIGCGFHEAVRGVLSHHMVIQDGKIANYHPYPPTPWNASPRDSYGTPGPYEDAVQDMPIFEENGPEDFKGVDIMRAVRSFDPCLPCGVHMYLGKGRVLRKVHSPMFGATHG; translated from the coding sequence ATGGCCATCTCCGAACCGGCGCCGGCACCGGCCAAGCCGGGCCAGCTCGTCGAGATGTCCTGGGACCCGATCACGAGGATCATCGGCAACCTGGGCATCTACACCAAGATCGACTTCGCGAAGCGGCGGGTGGTCGAATGCCACGCCACCTCCTCGCTGTTCCGCGGCTACTCGGTGTTCATGAAGGGCAAGGACCCGCGTGACGCCGGGTTCATCACCAGCCGCATCTGCGGCATCTGCGGGGACAACCACACCACGTGCTCGGTCTACGCGCAGAACATGGCCTATGGGATCAAGACCCCGCCGCTGGGCGAGCTGATCCTCAACCTCGGCGAGGCCGCCGAGTACATGTTCGACCACACGATCTTCCAGGACAACCTCGTCTTCGTGGACTTCTGCGAGGCGATGGTGAAGCAGACCAACCCCAGCGTGCTGCAACGGGCGCAGACCACCGAGGCGCCCAACGCCGAGCTGCACGGCAAGCGGACGATCGCCGACATCATGACCGCGTTCAACCCCTTCGAAGGCGAGCTGTACAAGGAGGCGCTCGCCGTCAGCCGGGTGACGCGGGAGATGTTCTGCCTGATGGAGGGCCGCCACGTGCACCCCTCCACGGTGTATCCGGGCGGCGTGGGCACCATGCCGCAGCCGAACGTGTTCACCGACTACCTGTCGCGGCTGATCGGCATCGTCGACTTCATCAAGCGCGCCGTCGCCATGAACAACGACGTGTTCGACTTCTTCTACGAGGCGCTGCCGGGGTATGAGGAGGTCGGCCGCCGCCGCATCCTGCTCGGCTGCTGGGGCGCCTTCCAGAACCCGGACGTCGTCGACTACCGCTACGAGACGATGAACGAGTGGGGCAAGGCGATGTACGTCACCCCCGGCATCGTCGTGGACGGCGAGCTGGTCACCAACAACCTGGTCGACATCAACCTCGGCATCCGCATCCTGCTCGGCAGCTCCTTCTACGAGGACTGGGTGAACGAGGAGCCGTTCGTCACCCGCGACCCGCTGGGCAACCCGGTGGACATCCGCCACCCGTGGAACCAGACCACGCTGCCCGCGCCGGGCAAGCGCGACTTCGCCGACAAGTACAGCTGGGTGATGAGCCCGCGCTGGCTCGACCCGCGCACCGGCGAGCACCTGGCCCTGGACACCGGCGGCGGGCCGTTCGCCCGGCTGTATGTGACGGCGCTGTCGGGGCTGGTGGACACCCCGTATGTGCAGTCGACGGGGCAGAGCGTGCGCATCACCCTGCCCAAGGGCCGCACCCTGCCGGAGACGACGCTGGAGTGGCGCATCCCGCCGTGGTCCAACGCGCTGGAGCGCAACCGGGCGCGGGTGTACTTCGTGGCGTACTCGGCGGCGATGGCGCTGTGGTTCATCGAGCAGGCGCTGGAGCGCATCCGCGGCGGCGACACCAAGGTGTTCCAGGAGTTCGACGTGCCGGATGAGGCGATCGGCTGCGGCTTCCACGAGGCGGTGCGCGGCGTGCTGTCCCACCACATGGTGATCCAGGACGGCAAGATCGCCAACTATCATCCGTATCCGCCTACGCCGTGGAACGCCAGCCCGCGCGACAGCTACGGCACCCCCGGCCCGTACGAGGACGCCGTCCAGGACATGCCGATCTTCGAGGAGAACGGGCCGGAGGACTTCAAGGGCGTGGACATCATGCGGGCGGTGCGCAGCTTCGACCCGTGCCTGCCCTGCGGCGTGCACATGTACCTGGGCAAGGGGCGCGTGCTGCGCAAGGTGCACTCGCCCATGTTCGGCGCGACCCATGGCTGA
- a CDS encoding NifU family protein encodes MAERLGEQEVARLLAGLEETLQRLERAPGPMTRTALEAVTGLARIYGEALARVVDRAPEGSPLAAALTEDELLRHLLALHEIHPEPTEERVRRALADLAPALRARGARAELAEVGDGVARVRLAGGCGSVSAALRRMVEEAVLALAPELRAVEVVPPVRLPAFVPAEALAVRRRRTPGDGEAVPRPCGGGRA; translated from the coding sequence ATGGCTGAGCGGCTCGGCGAGCAGGAGGTGGCGCGGCTGCTGGCCGGCCTGGAGGAGACGCTGCAACGGCTGGAACGCGCGCCCGGGCCGATGACGCGCACCGCGCTGGAGGCGGTGACCGGACTGGCCCGCATCTACGGCGAGGCCCTGGCCCGGGTCGTGGACCGCGCCCCCGAGGGGTCGCCGCTGGCCGCCGCGCTGACCGAGGACGAGCTGCTGCGCCACCTGCTGGCGCTGCACGAGATCCACCCCGAACCGACCGAGGAGCGGGTGCGGCGGGCGCTGGCCGATCTGGCTCCGGCCCTGCGCGCCAGGGGCGCACGGGCCGAGCTGGCCGAAGTCGGCGACGGCGTGGCCAGGGTGCGGCTGGCCGGCGGCTGCGGCTCGGTCAGCGCGGCGCTGCGCCGGATGGTGGAGGAGGCGGTGCTGGCGCTCGCGCCGGAGCTGCGCGCGGTGGAGGTCGTCCCGCCGGTCCGGCTGCCGGCGTTCGTCCCCGCCGAGGCGCTGGCCGTCCGCCGGCGCCGCACGCCCGGCGACGGGGAAGCCGTGCCGCGGCCGTGCGGCGGCGGCCGGGCATGA
- a CDS encoding DUF5947 family protein encodes MSTLARLLAGAARRDRPDAQGCELCGQDIPGDHAHLLETASRQAVCACRACAALFTDGQAGPAHYLRLPTRRLRLPGDLKDPRGAQADVTAGRTPDDLLAALGVPVGLAFVVTEQDGTAVAHYPSPLGATRWEVDPAAWRAVTAGCAPLRTMRPLVEALLVHTAHGARERWLVPVDDCFRLVALIRQEWRGLSGGDQVWAKIRLFFADLAVRAGEQG; translated from the coding sequence ATGAGCACGCTCGCCCGGCTGCTGGCCGGCGCCGCACGCCGCGACCGGCCCGATGCGCAAGGGTGCGAGCTGTGCGGGCAGGACATCCCCGGCGACCACGCGCACCTGCTGGAGACCGCCTCCCGGCAGGCGGTGTGCGCCTGCCGCGCCTGCGCCGCGCTGTTCACCGACGGCCAGGCCGGCCCGGCCCACTACCTGCGCCTGCCCACACGCCGCCTGCGCCTGCCCGGCGACCTGAAGGACCCGCGGGGCGCGCAGGCGGACGTCACGGCGGGCCGGACGCCGGATGACCTGCTCGCCGCGCTCGGCGTGCCGGTGGGCCTGGCGTTCGTCGTCACCGAACAGGACGGCACCGCCGTCGCCCACTATCCCAGCCCGCTGGGCGCCACCCGGTGGGAGGTCGACCCGGCCGCATGGCGGGCCGTCACGGCCGGCTGCGCGCCGCTGCGCACGATGCGCCCGCTGGTGGAGGCGCTGCTGGTGCACACCGCGCACGGCGCGCGGGAGCGGTGGCTGGTGCCGGTGGACGACTGCTTCCGGCTGGTCGCCCTGATCCGCCAGGAGTGGCGGGGACTGTCCGGCGGCGACCAGGTATGGGCAAAGATCAGGCTGTTTTTCGCTGATCTGGCCGTCCGCGCGGGCGAGCAGGGGTAG
- a CDS encoding DUF6893 family small protein, with translation MRRRRRRGPVLALAVGIVLAAVVWREMPSLKRYLKIRQM, from the coding sequence ATGAGACGACGACGGCGGCGGGGACCCGTTCTCGCCCTGGCCGTGGGCATCGTGCTGGCCGCGGTGGTGTGGCGGGAGATGCCCTCGCTCAAGCGCTACCTCAAGATCAGGCAGATGTGA
- a CDS encoding HypC/HybG/HupF family hydrogenase formation chaperone: MCLGIPGEIIELVPGRTDLATVDVAGVRRPINIGLLGEDAIRPGDWVLVHVGFAMSKLDQEEAAATLALLAGLGQAYTDELQALAESDIT; this comes from the coding sequence ATGTGCCTAGGCATCCCCGGCGAGATCATCGAGTTGGTACCGGGCCGGACCGACCTCGCCACGGTCGACGTCGCAGGCGTGCGGCGTCCCATCAACATCGGCCTGCTCGGCGAGGACGCGATCCGGCCCGGCGACTGGGTCTTGGTCCACGTCGGCTTCGCCATGTCAAAGCTCGACCAGGAGGAGGCGGCCGCCACCTTGGCCCTGCTGGCCGGTCTCGGCCAGGCGTACACCGACGAGCTGCAGGCGCTCGCCGAATCCGACATCACCTGA
- the hypD gene encoding hydrogenase formation protein HypD, whose protein sequence is MRFVDEYRDSAKARALSEHIRALCRPGRRYTFMEVCGGHTHTIYKHGVEDYLPQSVTLVHGPGCPVCVIPMGRMDDAIAIARQPDVIMTSFGDMMRVPGSQGSFLDAKAAGADIRMVYSPLDALKIARNNPDRRVVFMGVGFETTAPSTAMTVLRAAEEGVTNFSVFCNHVMIIPAIKAILDSPDLRLDGFIGPGHVSTVIGCRPYGFIAAEYGKPLVCAGFEPLDVLQAVLMLLRQLDEGRCEVENQYTRVVPWEGNPRALAAIGRVFEPRPYFEWRGLGFISHSALRIREEFAAYDAERLFDVPGVRVADPKACQCGEVLKGVIKPWECKVFGTACTPETPIGTCMVSSEGACAAYYNFGRFTRTRIGEAVRA, encoded by the coding sequence ATGCGGTTCGTCGACGAGTACCGCGACTCGGCCAAGGCGCGCGCCCTGTCCGAGCACATCCGCGCCCTGTGCCGGCCGGGCCGCCGCTACACCTTCATGGAGGTCTGCGGCGGGCACACGCACACCATCTACAAGCACGGCGTGGAGGACTACCTGCCGCAGAGCGTGACGCTCGTGCACGGCCCCGGCTGCCCGGTGTGCGTGATCCCGATGGGCCGGATGGACGACGCGATCGCCATCGCCCGCCAACCGGATGTGATCATGACGTCGTTCGGCGACATGATGCGCGTCCCGGGCAGTCAAGGGTCCTTCCTGGACGCCAAAGCCGCAGGCGCCGACATCCGCATGGTGTACTCGCCGCTGGACGCGCTGAAGATCGCCCGGAACAATCCCGACCGGCGGGTGGTCTTCATGGGGGTCGGTTTCGAGACCACCGCCCCGTCCACCGCGATGACGGTGCTGCGCGCGGCCGAGGAGGGCGTGACGAACTTCTCGGTCTTCTGCAACCACGTGATGATCATCCCGGCGATCAAGGCCATCCTCGACTCGCCCGACCTGCGGCTGGACGGGTTCATCGGGCCGGGACACGTCTCGACGGTGATCGGCTGCCGCCCGTACGGGTTCATCGCCGCCGAGTACGGCAAGCCGCTGGTGTGCGCCGGGTTCGAACCGCTGGACGTGCTGCAGGCGGTGCTCATGCTGCTGCGCCAGCTGGACGAGGGCCGCTGCGAGGTGGAGAACCAGTACACGCGGGTGGTGCCCTGGGAGGGCAACCCCCGGGCCCTGGCGGCGATCGGCCGGGTCTTCGAGCCCCGCCCGTACTTCGAATGGCGCGGGCTGGGCTTCATCTCCCACTCGGCGCTGCGCATCCGCGAGGAGTTCGCCGCCTACGACGCCGAGCGGCTGTTCGACGTGCCCGGCGTGCGGGTGGCCGACCCCAAGGCGTGCCAGTGCGGCGAGGTGCTCAAAGGCGTGATCAAGCCGTGGGAGTGCAAGGTCTTCGGCACCGCGTGCACACCCGAGACGCCGATCGGCACCTGCATGGTCTCCTCCGAAGGGGCCTGCGCCGCCTACTACAACTTCGGCAGGTTCACCCGCACCCGGATCGGCGAGGCGGTGCGCGCATGA
- the hypE gene encoding hydrogenase expression/formation protein HypE — protein MTVDRAARPAAASREEQVLERIERARTRRPRITQERITLAHGAGGSATHALIESVFVEAFRNPELEALGDGAVLEAGGRRLAFTTDAFVVTPLFFPGGDIGDLAVNGTVNDLVMCGARPVCLSAGFILEEGFPVADLRRITASMAAAARRAGVRVVTGDTKVVQRGKADGCYVTTSGVGVTDRPSVLGPSRMRPGDVVIVSGPIGEHGVTIMIARGELDIEADLASDTAPLHEPVAALLEAAPGVRVLRDATRGGVATVLNELAAAARLGVVVREAAIPVRPVVNGACELLGIDPLYVACEGRFVAVVASRDADAALAALRAHPLTAEAAIVGRVTADNPGMVLLDTAFGGTRVVDMLVGDPLPRIC, from the coding sequence ATGACCGTCGACCGCGCCGCGCGACCGGCCGCGGCCTCGCGCGAGGAGCAGGTGCTGGAACGCATCGAACGCGCCCGGACCCGCCGGCCCCGCATCACCCAGGAGCGGATCACCCTCGCCCACGGCGCGGGCGGCTCGGCCACGCACGCCCTGATCGAGTCGGTGTTCGTCGAGGCCTTCCGCAACCCGGAGCTGGAGGCGCTGGGGGACGGGGCGGTGCTGGAGGCCGGCGGCCGGCGGCTGGCCTTCACCACCGACGCGTTCGTCGTCACCCCGCTGTTCTTCCCCGGCGGCGACATCGGCGACCTCGCCGTCAACGGAACGGTCAACGACCTGGTGATGTGCGGGGCCCGCCCGGTGTGCCTGTCGGCGGGGTTCATCCTGGAAGAGGGCTTCCCCGTCGCCGACCTGCGCCGCATCACCGCGTCGATGGCCGCGGCGGCCCGCCGCGCCGGTGTGCGGGTGGTGACCGGGGACACCAAGGTCGTGCAGCGCGGCAAGGCCGACGGCTGCTATGTGACCACCTCGGGCGTGGGCGTGACCGACCGGCCGAGCGTGCTCGGCCCGTCGCGGATGCGGCCGGGCGACGTGGTCATCGTGTCGGGACCGATCGGCGAGCACGGCGTCACCATCATGATCGCCCGCGGGGAGCTGGACATCGAGGCCGACCTCGCCTCCGACACCGCTCCTTTGCACGAGCCGGTCGCGGCGCTGCTGGAGGCCGCGCCGGGCGTGCGGGTGCTGCGCGACGCCACCCGCGGCGGCGTGGCGACGGTCCTCAACGAGCTGGCCGCCGCCGCCCGCCTGGGCGTGGTCGTGCGCGAGGCGGCGATCCCGGTGCGGCCGGTGGTGAACGGGGCGTGCGAGCTGCTCGGCATCGACCCGCTGTATGTGGCCTGCGAAGGCAGGTTCGTCGCGGTGGTGGCCAGCCGCGACGCCGACGCCGCCCTGGCCGCCCTGCGCGCCCACCCGCTCACCGCCGAGGCCGCCATCGTCGGCCGCGTCACCGCCGACAACCCGGGCATGGTCTTGCTGGACACCGCCTTCGGCGGCACCCGCGTGGTCGACATGCTCGTCGGCGACCCCCTGCCCCGCATCTGCTGA
- a CDS encoding alpha-galactosidase codes for MLVLSADDVGLVLDITGPRPPRILHWGAHPGPLAEVPPMPAQDLVPCQGDGWFGRPVLSGHRDGLWRPHRFTLTGPAAVQDRRVETHAADPEGGLELRTEIELTAHGVLRMRHELVNTAPSPYTLDRLVCLMPLPAHAAEVLDFAGRWARERHPQRAPLRQGVWSRENRRGRSWFDAGLLVAGTPGFGFRSGEVWAVHVAWSGNHVQYVERLAEGDTVLAAGELLEPGEIRLGRGESYRTPWVYFATSDTGLDGLSRRLHAMLRARGNHPRSARPVTVNTWEAVYFDHDEERLLALADAAADVGAERFVVDDGWFRYRRKDDAGLGDWYVDQTVWPNGLHRLVRRVREHGMQFGLWFEPEMANPDSDLIRAHPGWLLSDPERPPRPVRNQHTLDVARPEVYAYLLERMSSLIAEYDIDYIKWDHNRDIAEPLHEGVPGTHAQTKAVYRLIDELRSRFPRLEIESCSSGGGRADLGILERTDRIWGSDNIDPIERQHIQRWTSLLLPYELIGSHVGSAPAHISGRTTALGFRAATALFGHAGIEADITAWTAADRAVLAEWIALYKRLRPLLHTGELVRADHPDPAAMVHGVVAPDRERAVFAYVQLATSATGRPAPIRLPGLAPHAEYTVQAVPGAVSGPAGHWPEWAFGRVRLTGRALAAIGLPAPRFHDKPGNAFLMEVIRG; via the coding sequence ATGCTCGTTCTCTCCGCTGACGACGTCGGGCTCGTGCTCGACATCACCGGACCGCGCCCGCCTCGGATCCTGCACTGGGGCGCCCACCCGGGACCCCTCGCGGAGGTTCCGCCGATGCCCGCTCAGGACCTGGTGCCCTGCCAGGGGGACGGCTGGTTCGGCCGGCCCGTGCTGTCGGGGCACCGCGACGGCCTGTGGCGCCCGCACCGATTCACCCTGACCGGCCCGGCGGCGGTGCAGGACAGGCGGGTGGAGACGCACGCCGCCGACCCCGAAGGCGGGCTCGAGCTGCGGACCGAGATCGAGCTGACCGCCCACGGCGTCCTGCGCATGCGGCACGAGCTGGTCAACACCGCCCCCTCCCCCTACACCCTGGACCGGCTGGTGTGCCTGATGCCGCTGCCCGCCCACGCGGCCGAAGTGCTCGACTTCGCCGGCCGCTGGGCGCGGGAGCGCCACCCCCAGCGCGCCCCGCTGCGCCAGGGCGTGTGGTCCCGGGAGAACCGTCGCGGCCGCAGCTGGTTCGACGCGGGCTTGCTCGTCGCCGGCACCCCGGGGTTCGGCTTCCGCTCGGGCGAGGTGTGGGCCGTGCACGTCGCCTGGAGCGGAAACCACGTCCAGTACGTCGAGCGGCTCGCGGAGGGAGACACCGTGCTCGCAGCCGGCGAGCTGCTCGAACCCGGCGAGATCCGCCTCGGCCGAGGCGAGTCCTACCGCACGCCGTGGGTGTACTTCGCGACCTCCGACACCGGCCTGGACGGTCTGAGCCGCCGCCTGCACGCCATGCTGCGCGCCCGCGGAAACCACCCGAGGTCGGCGCGGCCGGTGACGGTGAACACCTGGGAGGCCGTCTACTTCGACCACGACGAGGAGCGGCTGCTCGCGCTCGCCGACGCCGCCGCCGACGTCGGCGCCGAACGGTTCGTCGTCGACGACGGCTGGTTCCGCTACCGCAGGAAGGACGACGCGGGCCTGGGCGACTGGTACGTGGACCAGACCGTCTGGCCCAACGGCCTGCACCGCCTGGTGCGGCGGGTACGCGAGCACGGCATGCAGTTCGGGTTGTGGTTCGAACCCGAGATGGCCAATCCCGACTCCGATCTGATCCGGGCCCATCCCGGATGGCTGCTGTCGGACCCCGAACGGCCGCCGCGGCCCGTCCGCAACCAGCACACGCTGGATGTGGCGCGTCCCGAGGTGTACGCCTACCTGCTGGAGCGGATGAGCAGCCTGATCGCCGAGTACGACATCGACTACATCAAATGGGACCACAACCGCGACATCGCCGAGCCGCTGCACGAGGGCGTGCCGGGGACCCACGCGCAGACCAAGGCCGTCTACCGGCTCATCGACGAGCTGCGTAGCCGGTTCCCCCGCCTGGAGATCGAGTCCTGCTCCTCCGGCGGTGGCCGGGCGGACCTCGGCATCCTGGAGCGCACCGACAGGATCTGGGGCTCGGACAACATCGACCCGATCGAGCGGCAGCACATCCAGCGCTGGACCAGCCTGCTGCTGCCGTACGAGCTGATCGGCTCACACGTGGGCTCGGCCCCGGCGCACATCAGCGGCCGCACCACCGCCCTCGGCTTCCGGGCCGCGACCGCGCTGTTCGGCCATGCGGGCATCGAGGCCGACATCACCGCGTGGACCGCCGCCGACCGGGCGGTGCTGGCCGAGTGGATCGCCCTGTACAAACGGCTGCGGCCGCTGTTGCACACCGGCGAGCTGGTGCGCGCCGACCACCCCGACCCCGCCGCCATGGTCCACGGCGTCGTCGCCCCCGACCGCGAGCGGGCCGTGTTCGCCTACGTGCAGCTGGCGACCTCGGCCACGGGACGGCCCGCGCCGATCCGGCTGCCCGGCCTCGCCCCCCACGCCGAGTACACGGTCCAGGCCGTCCCCGGCGCGGTGTCCGGCCCGGCCGGCCACTGGCCGGAATGGGCCTTTGGCCGGGTACGGCTCACCGGCAGGGCCCTCGCCGCGATCGGCCTGCCGGCCCCCCGCTTCCACGACAAGCCGGGCAACGCCTTCTTGATGGAGGTGATCCGCGGGTGA